The DNA sequence ACCTGGTCCAGCGTGCACTACCTGCTCGACGCGCTGCGTCGGGTCGCCGGCGAACTCGACCGCGCCTGGAACGCAGCCAGCACCGATGACCGCGCGCTGCTGCGCCGCCGGGTCACCGAGATCACCGAGGACCTGCCGCCGCTGCCCGACTTCAGTGCGTTCGCGCCGGCTTTTCGTCCCGGCGGCACCAGTCCGATCGGCGACATGCGTGCGGCGTTCTACGGCGGCTACGAAGAGGCCGACCGCGAGCACGTGCTGCTCGGCGACGCCGGCCGCCGGGTTGCAGACGGCAAGACCCTGGTCTCGACAACCTTCGTCGTGCCGTACCCGCCCGGCTTCCCGGTACTGGTTCCCGGCCAGGTGATCTCCAAGGAGATTCTGTACTTCCTGGCCGAACTCGACGTCAAGGAGATTCATGGCTACAACCCCGAGCTGGGGTTGGCGGTGTTCACTCCCGAGGCGCTGGCCCGCTATGCGCGTGCACCGGAAGTGGGCGATTAGGGCGCCCGGTCAGTACGCTGACTCGGCATGGCCACGTCGGACGCAGTTGGCGGGTCGGGTGGCAATCCCCGGCTGTCCGTGCAGGACTGGGTGCAGGCCGGCTTCGAGATCCTGGCCGAAGACGGCGTCAAGGCGCTGACCATCGACCGGCTCTGCAAGCGGCTCGGGGTCACTAAAGGCAGCTTCTACTGGCACTTCGCCGACATGAAGACCTACCGGCAGGCGCTGGTCGACACCTTTGCCGCAGTGCGCGACTCCGACCGTGGCGACTTCGATGTGCTGTCGGAACTGCCGCCGCGCGAGCGGTTGTCGCACATGATGGCCGCCCTGGTCGGGCCCTCCCATTGGATGCTCGAACGTGCCATGCGCGAATGGGCGCGGTCGGAGGACAGCGTCGCCGCGGCGGTACGCAGCTCGGATCGGCGGGTGCTCAAGGCGGTTCGGCAGGCGTTTCTCGACGACGGCTTCGACGCGAATGAGGCCGACATGCGTGCCAACGCAACGTTCGCCGCCGGAATCGGGTTTCTGCATCTGTCCGTCTCGGCGCCGAGCTCCCGAGCGGCGAGCAGGCTGGAACAGTTCCTGGACGTCATGCTGCGACACTGACCTCCATACTAAAAGGTATGGTACGGTCCGGGCATGGCGACCATGACGGCACCGGTGGTACCCGAGGAATTCATCTCCCGACTGGCACAACGCGCCGCGGCGGCCGAAGAGCTGCGCCGACTGCCGGCGGACACCGTCGAGGATTTCCGCAAGTCCGGACTGGCCGACCTGCTCTTGCCGGCGCGCTATGGCGGGCGCCAGGCGGAGTTTCCCGAGATCCTCGACCCGATTCGGCGCATGGCGCACGGCTGCGCGTCGAGTGCCTGGACGCTCGGGTTCTACATGTTGCACAACTGGATGCTGGCGCTCTTCGGTGAGCAGGTCCAAGACGAGGTGTTCGCCGACGGGCCGGTGCTGTGCCCGGCGCCGTTGGCGCCGACCGGGCGCGGCGTGCCTGACGGTGATGGCATCCGGCTGTCCGGGCGCTGGTCGTGGGCGACCGGGGTGGCCGACGCCGACTGGATCATGGTCGGGGCGATCTGCGGACCCGATGATGCGCCCTACCCGGCGCTGGTGCTGCTCCCGGCGGCCGAGATTCGTATCGAGGACGTCTGGCACACCGCGGGCATGCGGGCCACTGGCTCCAACGATGTCGTGATCGAGAATGTGCACGTCCCGTCCCATCGGCTGGTCAAGGTCCTCGACATCTACTCCGGAACCGCCCCCGGCGCCGAGCTGCATGACGCCTCGGCGTACCGGTGGCCGATGGTCCCGGCGCTGGCCCTGGTCGCCGCGATGCCCGCCCTTGGATCGGCCGAATGGGTCGCCGACTTGTTCGCCGAGCGTCTGACCGAACGGGTGCTGGCGTATTCCGGTGCGGCGCAGAAGAATCAGCCAGCGGCCCAGATCCGCCTGGGCGATGCGCGGGTCCGGCTGCGTGCGCTGCGCGGGCTTCTCGACGACACTGCCGGCCGGATTCAAGACGCGGTGGACGCACGGGAGCGGATCAGTCGCCCCGTTCGGGCCGACGCCCGGGCAGCGGCCGCCTATGTCGTGCACGAATCTCGCGCCGTGATCGCCGATCTGCTCGAAGCCTCCGGTGCCAGTGCGCAGTTCGTGACCAACCCCATGCAGCGCGCCAAACGCGATGTCGACGTCATCTGCGGGCACGTAATCTTCGACTACGACGTGGCACGCGAGCTGTCGGGCGCGCTCGAAGCCGGCGTGAAGATCTCACCGATCTCGATGATCTGACCGACGCGAAGGACACCATGAAGACCCTGTGGGTGGAGGCAAGCCCAAAGCAAGAGCAGTCGCTGTCATCGGCGCTGACCCAGGCCTTCCTGGACGCCGCGCCCGCGGCAGCGGTCGGCGACGTCGAACGGTTCTCGGTGTGGACCGACGAGATGCTGGTGTTCGGGCGCGACGCTGCCTTCGCCAAGTTCGCTCCGCTCTACGGCGAACGTCGAACCCCCGAGCAGAAGCAGATCTGGTCGGACGTGCTGGCCGAAATCGAGCGGGTGCGGTCATTCGACCGGTTGGTGGTGTCGTCGCCGATGTGGAATTGGCATGTGCCGCATGCGCTGAAGGCCTGGATCGACGTCATCGTGCAGCCGATGGCCAGCTTCACCGTCAACGAGCGCGGCGAACACGTGGGCACGTTGGGGGAGGGCAAGCCGTTGCAACTCATCTTGACCCGCTCCAGCGCCTACGACGGCGATCGTGCCGACCTGCAGGACTTCCAACGCCCGTATCTGGAGTACGTGTTCACCATGCTGGGCTACTCCGTCGAGACCCTGGTCTTCGAGCCGACCACGCGCTGGACCGCCGAAGAACGCGAACAGATGCGGGACGCTGCTCTCGAGAAGGCGCGGCTAGCGGGACAGCGGCTCGCTGGGGAGAGTCGCTAGCGCAGAAACATACCGAGTGTGCGGTTTGGTCGGCGAAATCGCCCGCGGTCAGACCTACTAAACCGCACACTCGATGCCGGCCTGATGCTCAACGGTCTTGCCGCTAGGCCGGACTCACAAACCCAGGGCCGCGTAGGTCCGCCGGACAAACTTCGGCTGCGCCACCCGCAGTTTGGCGATCGAGGTGTTGCCGGCAACTGCGACGGCCATATCGGTGGACAGCGTCGGAGAGTTCTGGACCAGATAGATCAGGATCAGGTCCGCGGCGGGATCGGCCTGCCACCAGGTGCCGTAGGCGCCCGGCCAGCCGAACGCGCCCGCACCGCCCGGCCCGAACAGCGGCCGGGACTTCGCCGGATCGGTCACCACCGACAGGTTGAGCCCGAAGCCGCGCCCGACCCAGAACGGGGCCCCCAGGAACGGGTGCCGTTTCTGGTCGTCGGTGAGCTGATCGGTGCGCATCGCCCGCGCCGATTCCGCCGAGAGCACTCGGGTGCCGTCGAACATCCCGTCGGCCAACAACATGCGGACGAATGCCAGGTAGTCGTCGGCGGTGGACATCAAGCCGCCCCCGGCATTGGGAAACGCCGGCATCGCGATCGGCACCGGCCCCATCGCATCGTCGCGCAGCGTGTCCCCGTCGACGCGGTACATGGTGGCGCTGCGGCCGCGCGCCTGCGGGGTGACGCAGAAACCGGTGTCGGTCATCCCCAGCGGGCCCAGGATCCGTTCCTCGATCACCTGCGGCAGCGGCTTGCCCTCTATCCGCGACATCAGCACGCCCAACACGTCGGTGCCATGGCCGTAGGTGACTCGCTCACCGGGCTGATCCACCAGGGGAAGCCCCGCCAGCGCCGTCAGCCAGGCTTCGGGGCCGCGCCCGAAGGGCAGCCGCTGGTACTCCCGCGCGATCGGACCGGGTACGGAGAATCCATAGCCGATGCCGCAGCGGTGCGTCATCAGGTCGTCGACCGTGATGGCGCGCCGTGCCGCGGTGGTGGCCTCCAGCGAACCGTCGGGGTCGACCAGCACCCGTGGCGCGGCGAACTCCGGCAACCAGTGCGCGATCGGGTCGGCCAGCCGCAGCCGTCCTTCGTCCACCAGGGTCATCGCGGCGGCGATAGTGACCGGCTTGGTCATGGAGGCGATCCGGAAGACTGTGTCGCGGGTCATCGGCAGGCCGGCGCCGACATCGCGATGGCCGATCTCGTTGACCTGCAGCACCGAGCCGCGCTGCCAGACGAGCGTCACCACGCCGGCGAGCAGCCCGGTGTCGCAGGACTCGCGCAGCGGCGCCTGATTGGGGTCGAGATTCACCCGGTCAGGTTAGCGGCGATCGCAAAAGCGGCGGATGCTAGGCTACGCGGCAGTTCGACATCCTTTAACGATCCGTCCCGCGAGGCGGAGAAGGAGGTCCTGCGGTTTCGCATGGGCGCTGCCGGTAATTCCAGCACCGACCGGGAATTGATGTCCTCGGCGGATGTGGGTCGCACTGTTTCTCGGATCGCACACCAGATCATCGAGAAGACAGCTTTAGACGACCCCGATAGAGCTAACGCCCCGCGTGTCGTGCTGTTGGGTATTCCCACCCGCGGCGTCACCCTGGCCCAGCGACTGGCCGGCAAGATCAACGAATTCTGCGGTGGCCAGCCTTCCAGCGTCGCCTGGGGCGCTTTGGACATCACCTTGTACCGCGACGACCTGATGCGTCAGCCCCCGCGGCCCCTGGAACCCACCTCGATCCCGGCCGGCGGAATCGATGACGCCTGCGTGATCCTGGTCGATGACGTGCTCTTCGCCGGTCGATCGGTGCGGGCCGCACTGGACGCACTGCGCGACGTGGGCCGACCCCGGATCGTGCAGTTGGCGGTGCTGGTGGACCGCGGTCACCGTGAACTCCCGGTGCGCGCCGACTACGTCGGCAAGAACGTGCCGACCGCCCGCGGTGAAAGCGTGCACGTCTTGCTGGCTGAACACGACGGTCGCGACCAGGTGGTGATTACCCGATGAGCACCAGGCATCTGCTGGCAGCCGGCGACTTGAGCCGTGATGAGGCCACCGCGATCCTCGACGACGCCGACCGCTTCGCCCAGGCGTTGGTGGGGCGCGAGGTCAAGAAGCTGCCCACCCTGCGCGGGCGCACCGTGATCACCATGTTCTACGAGAACTCCACCCGGACCCGGGTCTCCTTCGAGGTGGCCGGCAAGTGGATGAGCGCCGACGTGATCAACGTGTCCGCGTCGGGATCCTCAGTCAACAAAGGGGAGTCGCTGCGCGACACCGCGTTCACGCTGCGGGCCGCCGGCGCCGACGCGCTGATCATCCGGCACCCGTCCTCAGGCGCGGCGCACCTGCTCTCCGAATGGACCGGTGCCGCCGAGGACGGGGGCCCGGCGGTGATCAACGCCGGTGACGGCACCCACGAACACCCCACCCAGGCGTTGCTCGACGCGCTCACGGTGCGCCAGCGCCTCGGCGGCATCGAGGGCCGCCGCGTCGTGATCGTCGGCGACATCGTGCACAGCCGGGTGGCCCGCTCCAACGTGAGCCTGCTGGCGACGCTGGGTGCCGAGGTAGTGCTGGTGGCCCCACCGACCCTGCTGCCGGTCGGGGTGGCCGACTGGCCGGTGACGGTCGCCCATGACTTCGACGCCGAGCTGCCCGCGGCCGATGCGGTGCTGATGCTGCGGGTACAGGCCGAACGCATGACCGGCGGATTCTTCCCGTCGACGCGGGAGTACTCGGTGCGCTACGGATTGAGCGAGAAGCGTCGGGCGATGCTCGCCGACCACGCGGTAGTGCTGCACCCCGGTCCGATGCTGCGCGGTATGGAGATCTCCTCGTCGGTGGCTGACTCGTCGCAATCCGCGGTGCTGCAACAGGTTTCCAACGGTGTACATGTGCGCATGGCGGTGCTGTTCCATCTGCTGGTGGGCAGCGAATCCGCGTCGGGCGCTGGGTCGGCTGGAGAGGAAGCAGCGCTGTGAGCGTGCTGATTCGCGGAGTGCGGTGCTACGGCGAAGGCGACCAGGTTGACGTCCTGGTGGAAGACGGCCAGATCGCCCAGATCGGTACCGGTCTGTCCGTTTCGGACGACTGCGAGGTCATCGACGCGCCCGGGCAGGTGTTGCTGCCGGGCTTCGTCGACCTGCACACCCATCTGCGTGAACCGGGGCGCGAATACGCCGAGGACATCGAAACCGGCTCTGCGGCGGCGGCCCTGGGTGGCTACACGGCGGTGTTCGCGATGGCCAACACCGATCCGGTGGCCGACTCTCCGGTGGTTACCGACCATGTCTGGCAGCGCGGACAGCAGATCGGTCTGGTCGACGTGCACCCGGTCGGCGCCGTCACGGTCGGACTGGGCGGCACGCAGCTGACCGAGATGGGCATGATGGCCGCCGGTACCGCCGGTGTTCGGATGTTCTCCGACGATGGTGTCTGTGTGGACGACCCGCTGGTGATGAGACGCGCGCTGGAGTACGCGACCGGACTGGGGGTGTTGATCGCCCAGCACGCCGAGGAGCCTCGGCTGACCGTCGGCTCGGTCGCCCACGAGGGACCCAACGCCGCCCGGCTGGGCCTGGCCGGCTGGCCGCGCGTCGCCGAAGAGTCGATCGTGGCCCGCGACATCCTGCTGGCCCGCGACGCCCGCGCCCGCCTGCACATCTGCCATGCGTCCACGGCCGGAACCGTCGAGCTCCTCAAATGGGCTAAAGCTCAAGGTATCTCGGTGACCGCTGAAGTCACCCCGCATCATCTGATGCTCGATGACAGCCGGCTCGCCGACTACGACGGAATGAACCGGGTCAACCCGCCACTGCGCGAGGCCTCCGACACCGAGGCGCTGCGTCAGGCATTGGCCGACGGTGTGATCGACTGCGTGGCCACCGATCATGCCCCGCACGCCGAACACGAGAAGACCTGCGAATTCGCCGCGGCCCGGCCCGGGATGCTGGGCCTGCAGACCGCACTGTCGGTGGTGGTGGCCACCATGGTGCAGACCGGCCTGCTGACCTGGCGCGACGTGGCCCGGGTGATGAGCGAGCGGCCGGCGCAGATCGTCGGTCTGCCCGACCAGGGTCGCCCACTGGAGGTGGGCGAGCCGGCGAACCTGACCGTCGTCGATCCCGACACGACCTGGGTGGTCACCGGTGCCCAGCTGGCCAGCCGCTCGGACAACACCCCGTACGAAGAGATGACCCTGCCCGCGACTGTCACCGCGACTCTGCTGCGCGGCCGGATAACCGCTCGGGACGGGAAGAGCCCGGCATGAACACCCCCACGTTGATCGGCTCGCTGGTCTTCGCTTTTCTGCTGGTGGTGCTGATCGGCGTGGTGATCCGGCTGATGATGCGCGGTTGGCGTCGCCGCGGCCAGCTGCAGGACGCGCTGATCGGGACGTTGCCGACGGTGCCCGACACGGTGGGCTCGCCCACCGTGGCCGCCACTCGCGGACAGTACCTCGGTTGCACGCTGGCCCCGAAGTGGAACGACCGAGTGGTGGTCGGCGACCTCGGCTATCGCACCAAGGCGGTGCTGACCCGTTACCCCGAGGGAATCATGGTGCAGCGCAGCGGCGCCCGGCCGATCTGGATCCCTGCGGACGCGGTGATCGCGGTCCGCACCGAACGCGGCATCGCCGGGCGCACGATCCCGACACGCAGCCATGACGGAGTGCTGGCGATCCGCTGGCAACTGCCGTCGGGCACCGAGATAGACACCGGCTTCCGCGCGGACGACCGCGCTGAGCACAGCCGCTGGTTAGAAGAAGAGGAAGACGACAGATGAACTCGCGAGCGGTGCTGGTGCTCGAGGACGGCCGGACGTTCACCGGCACACCGTTCGGGGCCGTGGGACAGACCCTGGGCGAGGCGGTGTTCTCCACCGGGATGTCCGGCTACCAGGAGACCCTGACCGACCCCAGTTATCACCGGCAGATCGTGGTGGCCACCGCACCGCAGATCGGCAACACCGGCTGGAACCGCGAGGACGGGGAGAGCCGCGACGAAAAGATCTGGGTGGCGGGCTATGTGGTGCGTGACCCGTCGCCGCGAGCATCGAACTGGCGGGCCACCGGCACGCTGGGCGACGAGCTGGTCCGTCAGGGCATCGTCGGTATCGCCGGGGTCGACACCCGGACCATCGTGCGCCACCTGCGCAGTCACGGCTCGATGAAGGCCGGGGTGTTCTCCGGTGACGCGTTGGCATCGTCGGATGAGTTGGTGACCCGGGTCCGCGAGCAGCCGTCGATGCTTGGCGCCGACCTCGCCGGCCAGGTCAGCACCGACGCGGGATACGTGGTGGAACCCGATGGCGCACACCGGTTCACCATCGCCGCGCTGGACCTAGGCATCAAGACCAACACGCCGCGAAACTTCTCGCGGCGCGGAATCCGCAGCCACGTGCTGCCGTCTTCGGTCGACTTCGCGGCGATCGCCGACCTGAAGCCAGACGGGGTGTTCCTGTCCAACGGGCCCGGGGACCCGGCCACCGCGGAGGCGATGGTGGCATTGACCCGCGAGGTGCTCGGCGCCGGAATCCCGCTGTTCGGAATCTGTTTCGGAAACCAGATTCTGGGCCGGGCGCTGGGCCTGAACACCTACAAGATGACGTTCGGTCACCGCGGCATCAACATCCCGGTGATCGACCACGCCACCGGGCGGGTGGCGGTGACCGCGCAGAACCACGGCTTCGCCCTGGAGGGCGAAGCCGGCCAACGCTTTGACACCGACTTCGGCCCGGCGGTGGTCAGCCACACCTGCGCCAACGACGGAGTCGTCGAGGGCGTCAAGCTCGCCGACGGCCGGGCGTTCTCGGTGCAGTACCACCCGGAGGCCGCAGCGGGGCCGCACGACGCGGAATACCTGTTCGACCAGTTCGTCGACCTGATGGCAGGGGAGAAGTAATGCCGCGCCGTACTGACCTGCGCCATGTCCTGGTGATCGGCTCCGGGCCGATCGTGATCGGACAGGCCTGTGAATTCGACTATTCGGGAACCCAGGCCTGCCGGGTGCTCAAGGCCGAAGGCCTGCAGGTGAGCCTGGTCAACTCCAATCCGGCCACCATCATGACCGACCCCGAATACGCCGACAACACCTACGTCGAGCCCATTACCTGGGAGTTCGTCGAGAAGGTGCTCGCTCAGCAGGCCGAGCGCGGCAACAAGGTCGACGCCCTGCTGGCCACCCTGGGCGGGCAGACCGCGTTGAACACCGCGGTGGCCCTGCACGAGCACGGGGTGCTGGAGCGGTACGGGGTTGAGCTGATCGGCGCCGACTTCGAGGCGATCCAG is a window from the Mycobacterium sp. SVM_VP21 genome containing:
- a CDS encoding TetR/AcrR family transcriptional regulator, which gives rise to MATSDAVGGSGGNPRLSVQDWVQAGFEILAEDGVKALTIDRLCKRLGVTKGSFYWHFADMKTYRQALVDTFAAVRDSDRGDFDVLSELPPRERLSHMMAALVGPSHWMLERAMREWARSEDSVAAAVRSSDRRVLKAVRQAFLDDGFDANEADMRANATFAAGIGFLHLSVSAPSSRAASRLEQFLDVMLRH
- a CDS encoding acyl-CoA dehydrogenase; translation: MTAPVVPEEFISRLAQRAAAAEELRRLPADTVEDFRKSGLADLLLPARYGGRQAEFPEILDPIRRMAHGCASSAWTLGFYMLHNWMLALFGEQVQDEVFADGPVLCPAPLAPTGRGVPDGDGIRLSGRWSWATGVADADWIMVGAICGPDDAPYPALVLLPAAEIRIEDVWHTAGMRATGSNDVVIENVHVPSHRLVKVLDIYSGTAPGAELHDASAYRWPMVPALALVAAMPALGSAEWVADLFAERLTERVLAYSGAAQKNQPAAQIRLGDARVRLRALRGLLDDTAGRIQDAVDARERISRPVRADARAAAAYVVHESRAVIADLLEASGASAQFVTNPMQRAKRDVDVICGHVIFDYDVARELSGALEAGVKISPISMI
- a CDS encoding NAD(P)H-dependent oxidoreductase; amino-acid sequence: MKTLWVEASPKQEQSLSSALTQAFLDAAPAAAVGDVERFSVWTDEMLVFGRDAAFAKFAPLYGERRTPEQKQIWSDVLAEIERVRSFDRLVVSSPMWNWHVPHALKAWIDVIVQPMASFTVNERGEHVGTLGEGKPLQLILTRSSAYDGDRADLQDFQRPYLEYVFTMLGYSVETLVFEPTTRWTAEEREQMRDAALEKARLAGQRLAGESR
- a CDS encoding beta-lactamase family protein; its protein translation is MNLDPNQAPLRESCDTGLLAGVVTLVWQRGSVLQVNEIGHRDVGAGLPMTRDTVFRIASMTKPVTIAAAMTLVDEGRLRLADPIAHWLPEFAAPRVLVDPDGSLEATTAARRAITVDDLMTHRCGIGYGFSVPGPIAREYQRLPFGRGPEAWLTALAGLPLVDQPGERVTYGHGTDVLGVLMSRIEGKPLPQVIEERILGPLGMTDTGFCVTPQARGRSATMYRVDGDTLRDDAMGPVPIAMPAFPNAGGGLMSTADDYLAFVRMLLADGMFDGTRVLSAESARAMRTDQLTDDQKRHPFLGAPFWVGRGFGLNLSVVTDPAKSRPLFGPGGAGAFGWPGAYGTWWQADPAADLILIYLVQNSPTLSTDMAVAVAGNTSIAKLRVAQPKFVRRTYAALGL
- the pyrR gene encoding bifunctional pyr operon transcriptional regulator/uracil phosphoribosyltransferase PyrR, whose translation is MGAAGNSSTDRELMSSADVGRTVSRIAHQIIEKTALDDPDRANAPRVVLLGIPTRGVTLAQRLAGKINEFCGGQPSSVAWGALDITLYRDDLMRQPPRPLEPTSIPAGGIDDACVILVDDVLFAGRSVRAALDALRDVGRPRIVQLAVLVDRGHRELPVRADYVGKNVPTARGESVHVLLAEHDGRDQVVITR
- a CDS encoding aspartate carbamoyltransferase catalytic subunit, whose amino-acid sequence is MSTRHLLAAGDLSRDEATAILDDADRFAQALVGREVKKLPTLRGRTVITMFYENSTRTRVSFEVAGKWMSADVINVSASGSSVNKGESLRDTAFTLRAAGADALIIRHPSSGAAHLLSEWTGAAEDGGPAVINAGDGTHEHPTQALLDALTVRQRLGGIEGRRVVIVGDIVHSRVARSNVSLLATLGAEVVLVAPPTLLPVGVADWPVTVAHDFDAELPAADAVLMLRVQAERMTGGFFPSTREYSVRYGLSEKRRAMLADHAVVLHPGPMLRGMEISSSVADSSQSAVLQQVSNGVHVRMAVLFHLLVGSESASGAGSAGEEAAL
- a CDS encoding dihydroorotase — encoded protein: MSVLIRGVRCYGEGDQVDVLVEDGQIAQIGTGLSVSDDCEVIDAPGQVLLPGFVDLHTHLREPGREYAEDIETGSAAAALGGYTAVFAMANTDPVADSPVVTDHVWQRGQQIGLVDVHPVGAVTVGLGGTQLTEMGMMAAGTAGVRMFSDDGVCVDDPLVMRRALEYATGLGVLIAQHAEEPRLTVGSVAHEGPNAARLGLAGWPRVAEESIVARDILLARDARARLHICHASTAGTVELLKWAKAQGISVTAEVTPHHLMLDDSRLADYDGMNRVNPPLREASDTEALRQALADGVIDCVATDHAPHAEHEKTCEFAAARPGMLGLQTALSVVVATMVQTGLLTWRDVARVMSERPAQIVGLPDQGRPLEVGEPANLTVVDPDTTWVVTGAQLASRSDNTPYEEMTLPATVTATLLRGRITARDGKSPA
- a CDS encoding transporter, translating into MNTPTLIGSLVFAFLLVVLIGVVIRLMMRGWRRRGQLQDALIGTLPTVPDTVGSPTVAATRGQYLGCTLAPKWNDRVVVGDLGYRTKAVLTRYPEGIMVQRSGARPIWIPADAVIAVRTERGIAGRTIPTRSHDGVLAIRWQLPSGTEIDTGFRADDRAEHSRWLEEEEDDR
- the carA gene encoding glutamine-hydrolyzing carbamoyl-phosphate synthase small subunit — translated: MNSRAVLVLEDGRTFTGTPFGAVGQTLGEAVFSTGMSGYQETLTDPSYHRQIVVATAPQIGNTGWNREDGESRDEKIWVAGYVVRDPSPRASNWRATGTLGDELVRQGIVGIAGVDTRTIVRHLRSHGSMKAGVFSGDALASSDELVTRVREQPSMLGADLAGQVSTDAGYVVEPDGAHRFTIAALDLGIKTNTPRNFSRRGIRSHVLPSSVDFAAIADLKPDGVFLSNGPGDPATAEAMVALTREVLGAGIPLFGICFGNQILGRALGLNTYKMTFGHRGINIPVIDHATGRVAVTAQNHGFALEGEAGQRFDTDFGPAVVSHTCANDGVVEGVKLADGRAFSVQYHPEAAAGPHDAEYLFDQFVDLMAGEK